Proteins from a single region of Seriola aureovittata isolate HTS-2021-v1 ecotype China chromosome 9, ASM2101889v1, whole genome shotgun sequence:
- the lmbr1l gene encoding limb region 1 homolog-like protein encodes METDDVSVREQLFHNRVRETIICVLLFTCLYIVSYLILTHFKKTAEYVTDDIEDATVNKIALWLCTFTLSVAVCAVLLLPISILSNEVLLTFPQSYYMQWLNGSLIHGLWNLVFLFSNLSLVFLMPFAYFFTESEGFAGSKKGVMARVYEAVVLLLLLALLVLGIVWVASALLHDNIARKSLYDLWEYYLPYLYSGISLFGVLLLLLCTPFGLSRMFSVTGSLLVKPRLLEDVEDTLSCTTFEEDSLSRKLNCDSTSCWVKLNMEAMKKEYQTVRSKRIALEMRRKASPWQRNLGYPLAMLVLLALTVMCVLMVCFNVLELLLDETALPRGMEDPHLGMASFSMFGSLGAAVQVVLILYLMVSSVVGFYSSPLFTGLLPRAQDTNLTQIIANCVSLLILSSALPVFSRTLGITRFDLLGDFGRYNWLGNFYIVFLYNMMFAGLTSASLIKTVTWAVQRELIRAFGLHRLPLTVSRSTVPFRLLLASGLSKIQ; translated from the exons ATCTGTGTGCTCCTGTTTACATGCCTTTACATCGTCTCCTACCTCATACTTACCCACTTCAAGAAGACTGCAGAGTATGTCACAG ATGATATTGAAGATGCCACAGTTAACAAAATTGC GCTGTGGTTGTGTACATTCACCCTGTCTGTTGCGGTGTGTGCCGTACTCCTTCTCCCCATCTCCATTTTGTCCAATGAGGTGTTGCTCACCTTCCCACAGAGCTACTACATGCAGTGGCTCAATGGATCTCTTATTCACG GCTTGTGGAACCTAGTTTTCCTTTTCTCCAATTTGTCCCTGGTGTTCCTCATGCCCTTTGCCTACTTCTTCACGGAGTCTGAGGGGTTTGCAGGGTCCAAAAAG GGGGTGATGGCACGAGTGTATGAAgctgttgtgctgctgttgctgctggctCTGCTTGTGCTGGGCATTGTGTGGGTGGCATCAGCCCTCCTCCATGACAACATAGCCAGGAAAAGTCTTTATG ACCTGTGGGAGTATTATCTTCCCTACCTGTACTCAGGCATCTCTCTGTTTGGAGTGTTGCTGCTTTTGT TGTGTACTCCATTTGGCTTGTCTCGAATGTTTAGTGTAACTGGCAGCCTACTGGTCAAACCACGG CTGTTGGAAGATGTAGaagacacactgagctgcaCCACATTTGAGGAAGACTCTCTCTCCAGGAAACTGAACT GTGACAGTACGTCATGCTGGGTCAAGCTGAACATGGAGGCGATGAAAAAAGAGTACCAAACAGTCCGAAGCAAGCGCATCGCTCTGG AGATGCGTAGGAAAGCGTCCCCATGGCAGCGAAACTTGGGCTATCCACTGGCCATGCTTGTGCTCCTTGCACTGACG gtgatgtgtgtgttgatggtctGTTTCAATGTGCTGGAGTTGCTTCTGGATGAGACGGCTCTGCCCAGAGGAATGGAG gacCCTCACCTGGGAATGGCATCCTTCTCTATGTTCGGCTCACTGGGTGCTGCAGTTCAAGTAGTCCTTATCCT CTACCTGATGGTATCCTCAGTAGTAGGTTTCTATAGTTCACCTCTCTTCACTGGCCTCTTGCCTCGTGCACAGGACACTAACCTCACACAG ATAATTGCAAACTGTGTTTCACTGCTTATCCTGAGCTCTGCGTTGCCAGTCTTTTCACGTACACTTG GAATCACCCGCTTCGATCTACTGGGAGACTTTGGTCGGTATAACTGGCTTGGGAACTTCTACATTGTCTTCCTGTACAACATGATGTTTGCTGGCCTCACCTCTGCCTCCCTGATCAAGACAGTCACCTGGGCAGTTCAGAGAGAGCTCATCCGTGCCTTTG GTCTCCACAGACTGCCTTTAACTGTGTCACGCTCCACCGTCCCCTTCAGACTCCTCCTGGCCAGTGGACTTTCTAAAATCCAGTGA